In the genome of Phycodurus eques isolate BA_2022a chromosome 11, UOR_Pequ_1.1, whole genome shotgun sequence, the window tgtggtgtgtgcgtgagtgtctTTTGTGTCATTGTAAGACCAATGACCTGTGACCTAGAcacagctttctgacactgggcagcacattgcTTTCTTGAATACCTTGATAgttttgagatttcattgtgCCAGATGCAGCAAAGAAGCCCCAGAACATAGcagagcctcctccatgtttcagggtagggacagtgttctttACTTGctatgcttcatttttgtgtctgtgaacATAGAGCTGACGTGCCTTAACAGAAAgttccagttttgtctcatctgtccataGAAGATTCTCTtagaagctttgtggcttgtcaacatgcagtttggaAAACTCGCTTTTTTTCccgatttattttcaacagtggtgtcctccttggtcgtctcccatgaagtccactttggctcaaacaacAACGGATGGTGCGATCTGACACCGatgtaccttgaccttggagttTACTTTTAATTTCAGAATAATATGTGCAATTGTAGTCGCGGGAACATCCAGCTGCTTGGAAAGGGTCTTTTGGCCGTTACCTTTAACTTTTACTTTttgggagtttgcatgttctccccgtgcctgcgtgggttttctccggtttcctcccacatcgcaaaaacatacatggtaggttaattgacaactctaaaattgcccgtaggtgtgaatgtgagtgcaaatggtcgtttgtttatatgtgccttgcgattggctggcaaccagttcagggtgtaccccgcctcctgcccgatgatagctgggataggctccagcgcgcccgcgaccctagtgaggagaagcggctcagaaaatggatggatgtgtacaGACACGGGACTGTGATGCGTCACCTCGTTCTTCAGCGAGCCCACGATGTAGACTCTCTCCCGTTCCGAGATCCACGGGTGACTGTTCGGACTGTCGAAGGCCAGAAAGGCCCACAGCACGAACCACAACAGGCCCACTGCACcttgacacacaaaacaaacgcaAACGGACAAATCACCCCGCGAATTTCACAGCTACGTTTTCCTGTGTGTCGCTGCGCCGGGTGAATAGTCCTGAGATGGAAACGGGAATGGCAACCTACACATTACCGGGGTTGGGAGGTACGATCAAAAGTCGGAGTCGGAGTTGAACTGACTTTACTACTCCACATTTAAAGCTTCAAGTCGCCGAATCCATAGCCACAAACTTAGAGCTGCAAATAACGATTGTCTTAAGCGATTGACTGTCAATAATTTTTTAGATTAATCTATGAATcggattaaaaacattttttttttttaaagttttaatttccatcctttttttcAAAGACAGGACATTATTTTAAAGTGACATGAATTGGTTTTGTTACTGGTTTTGTCCGTAACATTttagaaaatgttgttttaaaatcgTTGTCGCAAAAGCCGATGTTAGCAAATGTCTTACTTTGATTAAGCAAAAAggtaatcagtctgctttcatgcaAGACTGCTGAAATCGGACAATATTTActtttgagaggctgaaattctgtgGATTTGGAAAATTTTAAGATAAAAAGTCCACCATCAAAATAGTctattaatttgataatcatttAGTTGTCgatttaataaattaattgttgcacctctagtgTCACTCTACAGTAAGCGTGACTGAGTCAGTGTTGTTACCAAAGATGTAGAAGACGTAGGTCCAGTCCAGGTAGAAGCAGATTTCACCCGACAGCGGAAGCGAAACCACCGTCCCGATCTGGGCTCctagcacacaaacacacgaccCTGAAGGTTTAACGACAAAATGCTGACACGTAACCGGATCAACTTGTGGGTCTCACCAATGTAGGAGATGGTGAGAAGACGGCTCCTCTCCAAAGGCGGCGCCCACGCTGCCCACATGTTGTACATAGCGGGGAACGTCACGCCCTAAAGAGGTACACGCACGTCATTATTGTCAACATTCATTCACACGTGTACTATTGTGCATGAAAAAGTGAGCAAATGCTGAGGGACAAGCGTTGATAAAAGTAGTAactgtacaaaaatacaatatttctaTGCAGACTAAAGTAATGACAGAAAAAAGGTGGTGATCTTGTCATTTTCCCCATAAAGTAGTAATCTTGTGATCAATTCAgttaacattttcttcaataaatAAGTTGTTTTTTGATGAGGTGGTCATTTTAGGAAAATTGTaactttcacaaaaaaaaaatgtaagtcttATTTTGTTTCAGAAATTCATATTTCTGGACCAGAACAATGTGTGGGGCGGGGGGTGTATTTTTGACAAACAGAAGAAGGTGGTCATCTTAGGAAAGTAgtcatttcatgaaaaaaataaaaataaaagtgatcCAATAAGTATACAATCATATTCTATCAGGCATgtatatttctttgaaaaaaaatattttttgtagtaaaaaaaaaaaagtggtaattgatcttttttcattaaaaagtaGCAGtcataaaagaataaaatcatattttttcaatgaCAAATTCATATTTCCTTCAAGAATAAGATccaatttttttgcaaaaatttgCATATTATCATTAGcatatttgggggaaaaaggaCCGTAGTAATCGTACAAAAGCAGGGACTTGACACTAATGCGATTGCGAATGCAAATAGTAGGGCTGGGCAATACGGCCCTAAACCAAAATCGCAGAATTATGTTAATGTTTATGATCTATTATCTACTACATTTctgattttaatgtatttatttcctctTTGCTTCTACAAAAAAAGCAGATGACAATGGCATTATTCAAAACAACTTTTGCGCTTTGTTTTTGGCCCCTTTTCCGCAATTTACTATTAAAAGCATCtttaacatttgtgttttctttttctccaagGACGCCACACTGCCGACATACCTCCCCTACGCCTTCCAGCACCCTGACGGCGATGAGGTAGCTGGCGCCCAGGTCGGCCGCCGCGGGGGTGAGCAGCGTGAAGGCCACCGTCCCCAGGATGCCCAAACCCATCAGCCACTTGGGCCCCAAGCGGCCCGACAGGTAACCCCCGGGGATCTGCGTGAGGATGTAACCGTAGAAGAAGGAGCCCAGGATCCAGCCTTGCGTCTCAAAGTCCCAGTCGTACACGCTGGCCTGTGACAAAGCCCcaaaataaagttgcattttctgatttaaaaaataaataaataaataaaataactttagGAAAATTATCaatcaaaacatttgtaaaaaaaaaataataataataataataacgttttggggggaacctatccCTCGCTTTTGTAGAATACCCCACTTATTTGCGGTATTGTTTTCCCcttcttatttacatttttgttaccCGATCCCCTGCTTATGCTTGCATTTTtggagggattttttttctctcttttttttttttaagtaaagaaAAATCTCATTGCAATTAACAATGAGCATCAGTTGTTTGCAGATTTTACGGTCAGGCCTGCTCCCTAGTTAGAATAGCTCTTAAGAAAAGTTGTCTTTTatgttaaaagtttaaaaataataattgtacataaaatttttaataaaagtttttttctatttaaaatgtgacattttattattatggtaGTTTTATAAAAGTAGCCTCTTCTAATAAAAAAGTTGGAATCCCATGggaataaaatctttattttttttccccctgagaaTAAGGTCACATTTCTGATAGTAGagattgtcccaaaaaaattaaaacctcaCGGTGTGGTTGCGTTTGGGCCGGGCGGGGCTGGGGTGGGCGGGACACACGGAGCTGCTGTGGTTGCGGTGGGCCCGCTGGGTGGTGTTGAGCATGTCCACCATGGCCACGCTGAGGTTGACCCGGAGGGCGTAGACCACGAAGAAGCCGAACGAGGACAGCAGGGCCAGGCCGTAGCGCGCCGAGCAGCATGCTGGAGCTGCGGGACAAAAAGGCAAAAGGCGAGCGGGATATTAGTCACAACACATTTTCGGTTAATTTCTGTGGGAAGTTACGGTGGGGATTTTTGAAAATACCTTGACTTCAAAGTTGAATTCACTTTGTGACCACTATCGAAACAAAgatatttccccattgaaacgaATGGAAAATGCCATGAATCTGCTCCAGCCCCCCGCCCCaaccagccaaaaaaaaaaggactctataatattatactttatacaaacatacagtaatgctcCGTGTGATGTGCCTTAATTCTATTCATctaaaattaaatagaattacCATTAAAGAATGTAATTTGTTGTCCCACTTTGCATCGATTCAATGACTCTTGTCCTGCTCCTTCTGGCGTTCCATCAGGGGGCCAATGCAGTTTTGTCTAGAACCGCCACTGAAATAAACCTTGCGAGGTTACTGTCGCCTTTTTTGAACAAAAAGTAGTAATTTCCTGCAAATAGTCGCGCCTTGAAGCAATCATTTTACGAGAGTAGTCTTTTcgcttttataaaaaaaaaaaaaaaaaaaagcttattttaGTGCCGCCGTCCACCATGTTACCGCTcgtcaacttaaaaaaaaataaaaaagcaactCGTGACTACCTCGTCGTCTGCAACAACACCAAGATAGAATctggaaaatgtattaaaagtgTTATTTGTTGTTATAAACACGTAATTAGGGATGGTCAGGCGACGGCTGTTTGTCGCCAGGCAAAAGCCCGCCCGCCCGGCGGTTTTCTTACCCCGCTGGCTCTTGTCCTTGCGTCCGCGTTGAAGAAGAGGTTCGTGCTGCTGCTCCTCGCCCTCCGTGTCCGACAAGCGCGACTCCATTTCGGTCACTTTGCAGCAGACATGGCGAGCTAACGAAGCGAACGAGCGACCAAAGATAGCAGCAGCCACAAGCAGGaagtagtttttgttgttgttgttgctacaAGCAGGAAGTACGCACACTCACGTGAGGTCATGATGTGGCGTTCACGTGCAATAGGAATTCTGTACTCAAAAGCTAACTGTACTACGAGAATATTTTGGGGCTAATATTGCTAGAATAGtcgattaaaaaatgtttaactatcatttttatttatttgtttgtacacaaaatggatggatggacattgtaACTTTAATAGAAATTGGTAACCAgaggaaaataatcatttttgaatgaaaagtAGTCTTCCAAGACTAAATTGTTTTGATAGTAGTCATATTTGTTCAATGTATTTTGATATGTAAAAAAAGTGGTAATTAAAGGGAAAACGtcatattttataatttaaaaaagattcTGTAATAATTCtaggaaaatgtttaaaaaacattttttgatgaaAACAACATCGGTAATTTGCAAATtgtaatttatataattttttatgaTAGTGGAATAATCTTATGCgaataaaatcaattatttcCAATAAATTCAGGTTTTCGGGGAGAAGGGGGCGGTACGGGCAAATGTCttagaaaaaaagtggtaattaAAATCTTGGGGGAATAATCACATTTCTTTCGATTAAAAgtttcatgtttttcaaatcttgTTTGACGAAAACTTTTTGGGCGGGGGGATATTACGTGTATAGTCGAGACAAAGTAATCATCGAGACTAAGGTcacattttttgaaagaaaaacatcgGTGATCTATGAGATCTTTTTTGATTAATATTACAGTAATTTTACAAGTAAttttttataatgcatttttgagAAGTCATGATGAAAAAAATCCCTTTGACAAAAAGTAATCTCACGAGATTAGTcactttttagaaaaaaaaagtaatttcctaagtaaaatatttttatcaatCGAAATagcatacagtggtgccttgagatgcaagttACATTTGTTACATGACCATTctcttatctaaaaaaaaaactggtatcGCAAAatgtatgtctcctttaaaatgagtggaaatgtaattaatctgttccagtcccccccccccaaaagacacaatattttttaaaattaaaaaaaaaaaaa includes:
- the slc17a5 gene encoding sialin encodes the protein MESRLSDTEGEEQQHEPLLQRGRKDKSQRAPACCSARYGLALLSSFGFFVVYALRVNLSVAMVDMLNTTQRAHRNHSSSVCPAHPSPARPKRNHTASVYDWDFETQGWILGSFFYGYILTQIPGGYLSGRLGPKWLMGLGILGTVAFTLLTPAAADLGASYLIAVRVLEGVGEGVTFPAMYNMWAAWAPPLERSRLLTISYIGAQIGTVVSLPLSGEICFYLDWTYVFYIFGAVGLLWFVLWAFLAFDSPNSHPWISERERVYIVGSLKNELSPSGGHIPWRAIVTSRPLLAIVVAHFSYNWTFYTLLTLLPTYMNDILGFSIQQNGFLSALPYLGCALFAMLSGQLADYLRERRRYATVTVRKSFSVVGMIGPAVFLVAAGYTGCNYTLALTFLTLSSSLGGVSASGFNINHLDIAPSYAGILLGITNTFATIPGMVGPVIARSLTTNNTIEEWQTVFYIAATINLFGATFYSIFGRGSVQPWAVHADSYSRQD